A genome region from Bombus terrestris chromosome 10, iyBomTerr1.2, whole genome shotgun sequence includes the following:
- the LOC100646187 gene encoding 2-oxoglutarate dehydrogenase, mitochondrial isoform X7: MQPARDLLNRFCDNICLIRGHHIAKLDPLGINSADLDDRHPQELLYNHYSFGNRARTTTYSQELQYRIAALMKKESDMDRIFKLPSTTFIGGKEKSLPLREILKRLEAAYCGHIGVEFMFINSLEQCNWIRQKMETPGIMEMTNDERRLILARLTRATGFEAFLARKWSSEKRFGLEGCEILIPAMKQVIDKSTELGVESIVMGMPHRGRLNVLANVCRKPLSQIFTQFAALEAADDGSGDVKYHLGTYIERLNRVTNKNIRLAVVANPSHLEAVDPVVQGKTRAEQFYRGDGEGKKVMSILLHGDAAFCGQGIVFETMHLSDLPDYTTHGTIHIVVNNQIGFTTDPRHSRSSPYCTDVARVVNAPIFHVNSDDPEAVMHVCKVAAEWRATFHKDVVIDIVSYRRNGHNEIDEPMFTQPLMYRKIRNTPPVLDIYAKSLIDDSVVSPEEVKDVKDKYEKICEEAYVNARQETHIKYKDWLDSPWSGFFEGKDPLKVSPTGIKEDTLIHIGKKFSSPPPNAAEFVVHKGIERILKSRMEMIEARTVDWALGEAMAFGSLLKEGVHVRLSGQDVERGTFSHRHHVLHHQTVDKATYRPLCYLYPDQAPYTVCNSSLSEFGVLGFELGYSMTNPNALVCWEAQFGDFNNTAQCIIDQFISSGQAKWVRQSGLVMLQPHGLEGMGPEHSSARLERFLQMSADDPDYFPPESEEFAVRQLHDSNWIVANCSTPANYFHILRRQIALPFRKPLILMTPKSLLRHPEAKSSFDLMLENTEFLRVIPEEGVASQNPSNVKRIIFCSGKVYYDLKKARAEKKLDDKVAIVRVEQISPFPYDLVKKEANKYANAELVWAQEEHKNQGAWTYIQPRFHTALNGTRSVFSGNTSYDSRGSGGWFSGWFSSTKPTNVSESLSVESNKPKQRTLRYVGRPTGASPATGSKMQHLKELKQLLDDSFDV, translated from the exons ATGCAGCCCGCAAGGGATCTCCTGAACAGGTTCTGCGACAATATATGCTTG ATTCGTGGCCATCATATCGCTAAATTGGATCCACTTGGCATCAACAGCGCTGATCTTGATGATAGACACCCACAAGAGTTGCTCTATAATCATTACTCATTCG GGAACAGAGCACGTACTACTACTTACTCACAGGAACTGCAGTACAGAATAGCTGCACTTATGAAAA AGGAATCCGATATGGATCGTATTTTCAAGTTGCCATCCACCACTTTTATTGGTGGCAAAGAGAAATCATTGCCTCTTCGTGAAATCTTAAAAAGACTAGAAGCTGCTTACTGCGGCCACATCGGTGTGGAATTCATGTTTATCAATTCTTTGGAACAATGCAATTGGATTCGACAAAAGATGGAGACTCCTGGTATTATGGAAATGACGAATGATGAAAGAAGACTTATTTTGGCTAGATTAACTCGCGCAACTgg ATTTGAAGCATTCCTTGCACGTAAGTGGTCATCTGAGAAGAGATTTGGATTGGAAGGATGTGAAATTCTGATCCCTGCTATGAAGCAGGTAATTGATAAATCAACTGAGTTAGGAGTTGAATCCATTGTCATGGGTATGCCTCATCGTGGCCGTTTAAATGTCCTTGCTAACGTTTGTCGTAAGCCCTTGAGTCAAATATTTACTCAATTTGCGGCTCTAGAAGCAGCTGACGAT GGTTCTGGTGATGTTAAATATCACTTGGGAACATACATTGAGCGTTTGAATCGAGTAACAAACAAAAACATTCGTTTGGCTGTTGTGGCGAATCCATCTCATTTAGAAGCCGTCGATCCAGTAGTACAAGGAAAGACTCGTGCAGAACAATTTTATCGCGGTGATGGCGAAGGCAAGAAG GTCATGTCTATTCTTCTGCATGGTGATGCTGCATTCTGTGGGCAGGGTATTGTTTTTGAAACAATGCACTTGTCAGACTTGCCAGATTATACAACTCATGGTACTATTCATATTGTGGTGAATAATCAAATTGGATTTACTACAGATCCAAGACATTCACGATCCTCTCCATATTGTACAG ATGTTGCAAGAGTAGTGAATGCACCCATTTTCCATGTAAATTCGGATGATCCTGAGGCAGTAATGCATGTTTGTAAAGTTGCTGCAGAATGGAGAGCAACTTTCCATAAAGATGTTGTTATTGATATTGTATCATATAGACGAAATGGTCACAATGAGATTGATGAACCTATGTTTACACAGCCTTTGATGTATCGCAAAATTAGAAATACTCCACCAGTTCTAGATATATATGCCAAAAGTCTTATTGATGATAGTGTCGTTTCTCCTGAAGAAGTTAAG GATGTTAAAGACAAATATGAGAAAATTTGTGAAGAAGCATATGTCAATGCTAGACAAGAAACACATATTAAGTACAAAGATTGGTTGGATTCTCCATGGTCCGGTTTCTTTGAAGGGAAAGACCCTTTAAAAGTATCTCCTACTGGTATTAAAGAAGACACACTCATTCATATTGGAAAAAAATTTTCTTCACCACCACCGAATGCAGCTGAATTTGTGGTTCATAAAG GTATCGAACGTATTTTAAAATCTCGTATGGAAATGATAGAAGCGCGAACAGTTGATTGGGCTCTTGGAGAAGCTATGGCCTTTGGTTCTCTACTTAAAGAGGGTGTTCATGTTAGATTATCAGGTCAAGATGTAGAAAGAGGAACTTTTTCACACAGACATCATGTTCTCCATCATCAAACTGTGGATAAAGCTACTTACAGACCACTGTGTTATCTTTACCCAGATCAAGCTCCATATACTGTATGCAATAGTTCTTTATCAGAGTTTGGTGTACTTG GATTTGAATTAGGTTATTCTATGACTAATCCTAATGCACTAGTGTGCTGGGAAGCACAATTTGGTGATTTCAATAACACAGCACAGTGCATAATTGATCAATTTATCAGCAGTGGTCAAGCTAAATGGGTACGTCAATCTGGTCTTGTAATGTTACAACCTCACGGGCTTGAGGGAATG GGACCTGAACATTCCAGTGCCCGCTTGGAACGTTTCCTACAAATGTCTGCTGATGATCCAGATTATTTCCCTCCTGAAAGCGAAGAATTTGCTGTGCGTCAGTTACACGATAGCAATTGGATTGTAGCCAATTGCAGTACACCAGCAAATTATTTCCATATTCTAAGAAGACAGATTGCATTGCCATTTAGGAAACCTTTGATTTTAATGACACCAAAATCATTGCTTCGTCATCCAGAAGCAAAGTCTAGTTTCGATTTGATGCTGGAAAATACAGAATTTCTTAGAGTGATACCAGAAGAAGGTGTAGCTTCTCAAAATCCCAGTAATGTTAAAAGGATAATTTTCTGTTCTGGTAAAGTTTATTACGATTTAAAGAAAGCACGCGCGGAGAAGAAATTGGACGATAAAGTCGCTATTGTGAGAGTCGAACAG aTCTCACCTTTCCCATACGATTTAGTTAAGAAAGAAGCCAATAAATATGCTAATGCAGAATTAGTATGGGCTCAAGAAGAACACAAAAATCAGGGTGCATGGACATATATTCAACCTAGATTTCATACAGCTTTGAATGGAACTCGTTCTGTATT CAGCGGAAATACGTCATACGACAGTAGGGGTAGCGGAGGGTGGTTTAGTGGTTGGTTCTCATCAACTAAACCAACGAATGTGTCCGAGTCGCTGTCAGTAGAATCTAATAAACCCAAACAGAGAACATTGAG GTACGTTGGTCGCCCAACAGGTGCTTCACCCGCAACAGGAAGCAAAATGCAGCACCTCAAAGAACTAAAACAATTACTTGATGACTCCTTCGATGTTTAA
- the LOC100646187 gene encoding 2-oxoglutarate dehydrogenase, mitochondrial isoform X8 produces MQPARDLLNRFCDNICLIRGHHIAKLDPLGINSADLDDRHPQELLYNHYSFEESDMDRIFKLPSTTFIGGKEKSLPLREILKRLEAAYCGHIGVEFMFINSLEQCNWIRQKMETPGIMEMTNDERRLILARLTRATGFEAFLARKWSSEKRFGLEGCEILIPAMKQVIDKSTELGVESIVMGMPHRGRLNVLANVCRKPLSQIFTQFAALEAADDGSGDVKYHLGTYIERLNRVTNKNIRLAVVANPSHLEAVDPVVQGKTRAEQFYRGDGEGKKVMSILLHGDAAFCGQGIVFETMHLSDLPDYTTHGTIHIVVNNQIGFTTDPRHSRSSPYCTDVARVVNAPIFHVNSDDPEAVMHVCKVAAEWRATFHKDVVIDIVSYRRNGHNEIDEPMFTQPLMYRKIRNTPPVLDIYAKSLIDDSVVSPEEVKDVKDKYEKICEEAYVNARQETHIKYKDWLDSPWSGFFEGKDPLKVSPTGIKEDTLIHIGKKFSSPPPNAAEFVVHKGIERILKSRMEMIEARTVDWALGEAMAFGSLLKEGVHVRLSGQDVERGTFSHRHHVLHHQTVDKATYRPLCYLYPDQAPYTVCNSSLSEFGVLGFELGYSMTNPNALVCWEAQFGDFNNTAQCIIDQFISSGQAKWVRQSGLVMLQPHGLEGMGPEHSSARLERFLQMSADDPDYFPPESEEFAVRQLHDSNWIVANCSTPANYFHILRRQIALPFRKPLILMTPKSLLRHPEAKSSFDLMLENTEFLRVIPEEGVASQNPSNVKRIIFCSGKVYYDLKKARAEKKLDDKVAIVRVEQISPFPYDLVKKEANKYANAELVWAQEEHKNQGAWTYIQPRFHTALNGTRSVFSGNTSYDSRGSGGWFSGWFSSTKPTNVSESLSVESNKPKQRTLRYVGRPTGASPATGSKMQHLKELKQLLDDSFDV; encoded by the exons ATGCAGCCCGCAAGGGATCTCCTGAACAGGTTCTGCGACAATATATGCTTG ATTCGTGGCCATCATATCGCTAAATTGGATCCACTTGGCATCAACAGCGCTGATCTTGATGATAGACACCCACAAGAGTTGCTCTATAATCATTACTCATTCG AGGAATCCGATATGGATCGTATTTTCAAGTTGCCATCCACCACTTTTATTGGTGGCAAAGAGAAATCATTGCCTCTTCGTGAAATCTTAAAAAGACTAGAAGCTGCTTACTGCGGCCACATCGGTGTGGAATTCATGTTTATCAATTCTTTGGAACAATGCAATTGGATTCGACAAAAGATGGAGACTCCTGGTATTATGGAAATGACGAATGATGAAAGAAGACTTATTTTGGCTAGATTAACTCGCGCAACTgg ATTTGAAGCATTCCTTGCACGTAAGTGGTCATCTGAGAAGAGATTTGGATTGGAAGGATGTGAAATTCTGATCCCTGCTATGAAGCAGGTAATTGATAAATCAACTGAGTTAGGAGTTGAATCCATTGTCATGGGTATGCCTCATCGTGGCCGTTTAAATGTCCTTGCTAACGTTTGTCGTAAGCCCTTGAGTCAAATATTTACTCAATTTGCGGCTCTAGAAGCAGCTGACGAT GGTTCTGGTGATGTTAAATATCACTTGGGAACATACATTGAGCGTTTGAATCGAGTAACAAACAAAAACATTCGTTTGGCTGTTGTGGCGAATCCATCTCATTTAGAAGCCGTCGATCCAGTAGTACAAGGAAAGACTCGTGCAGAACAATTTTATCGCGGTGATGGCGAAGGCAAGAAG GTCATGTCTATTCTTCTGCATGGTGATGCTGCATTCTGTGGGCAGGGTATTGTTTTTGAAACAATGCACTTGTCAGACTTGCCAGATTATACAACTCATGGTACTATTCATATTGTGGTGAATAATCAAATTGGATTTACTACAGATCCAAGACATTCACGATCCTCTCCATATTGTACAG ATGTTGCAAGAGTAGTGAATGCACCCATTTTCCATGTAAATTCGGATGATCCTGAGGCAGTAATGCATGTTTGTAAAGTTGCTGCAGAATGGAGAGCAACTTTCCATAAAGATGTTGTTATTGATATTGTATCATATAGACGAAATGGTCACAATGAGATTGATGAACCTATGTTTACACAGCCTTTGATGTATCGCAAAATTAGAAATACTCCACCAGTTCTAGATATATATGCCAAAAGTCTTATTGATGATAGTGTCGTTTCTCCTGAAGAAGTTAAG GATGTTAAAGACAAATATGAGAAAATTTGTGAAGAAGCATATGTCAATGCTAGACAAGAAACACATATTAAGTACAAAGATTGGTTGGATTCTCCATGGTCCGGTTTCTTTGAAGGGAAAGACCCTTTAAAAGTATCTCCTACTGGTATTAAAGAAGACACACTCATTCATATTGGAAAAAAATTTTCTTCACCACCACCGAATGCAGCTGAATTTGTGGTTCATAAAG GTATCGAACGTATTTTAAAATCTCGTATGGAAATGATAGAAGCGCGAACAGTTGATTGGGCTCTTGGAGAAGCTATGGCCTTTGGTTCTCTACTTAAAGAGGGTGTTCATGTTAGATTATCAGGTCAAGATGTAGAAAGAGGAACTTTTTCACACAGACATCATGTTCTCCATCATCAAACTGTGGATAAAGCTACTTACAGACCACTGTGTTATCTTTACCCAGATCAAGCTCCATATACTGTATGCAATAGTTCTTTATCAGAGTTTGGTGTACTTG GATTTGAATTAGGTTATTCTATGACTAATCCTAATGCACTAGTGTGCTGGGAAGCACAATTTGGTGATTTCAATAACACAGCACAGTGCATAATTGATCAATTTATCAGCAGTGGTCAAGCTAAATGGGTACGTCAATCTGGTCTTGTAATGTTACAACCTCACGGGCTTGAGGGAATG GGACCTGAACATTCCAGTGCCCGCTTGGAACGTTTCCTACAAATGTCTGCTGATGATCCAGATTATTTCCCTCCTGAAAGCGAAGAATTTGCTGTGCGTCAGTTACACGATAGCAATTGGATTGTAGCCAATTGCAGTACACCAGCAAATTATTTCCATATTCTAAGAAGACAGATTGCATTGCCATTTAGGAAACCTTTGATTTTAATGACACCAAAATCATTGCTTCGTCATCCAGAAGCAAAGTCTAGTTTCGATTTGATGCTGGAAAATACAGAATTTCTTAGAGTGATACCAGAAGAAGGTGTAGCTTCTCAAAATCCCAGTAATGTTAAAAGGATAATTTTCTGTTCTGGTAAAGTTTATTACGATTTAAAGAAAGCACGCGCGGAGAAGAAATTGGACGATAAAGTCGCTATTGTGAGAGTCGAACAG aTCTCACCTTTCCCATACGATTTAGTTAAGAAAGAAGCCAATAAATATGCTAATGCAGAATTAGTATGGGCTCAAGAAGAACACAAAAATCAGGGTGCATGGACATATATTCAACCTAGATTTCATACAGCTTTGAATGGAACTCGTTCTGTATT CAGCGGAAATACGTCATACGACAGTAGGGGTAGCGGAGGGTGGTTTAGTGGTTGGTTCTCATCAACTAAACCAACGAATGTGTCCGAGTCGCTGTCAGTAGAATCTAATAAACCCAAACAGAGAACATTGAG GTACGTTGGTCGCCCAACAGGTGCTTCACCCGCAACAGGAAGCAAAATGCAGCACCTCAAAGAACTAAAACAATTACTTGATGACTCCTTCGATGTTTAA